In Phyllopteryx taeniolatus isolate TA_2022b chromosome 22, UOR_Ptae_1.2, whole genome shotgun sequence, the DNA window tatttgaaaaataatgtaaaaaatgtaaactgttttttttttattttacttgaacttgcaatttgtttttatttgaacttgcttaatttttgttttagttgttcgacattttttatttttacttacatttttatttctttatttcatttgaacttgcttgatttacatttgttttatttgaacttGCTACCTTttagttttaattttgtttaatcTTATTTTCTTACTTAAACTtgcttatttctttttatttgaactttgagtttcattttatttgaacttgGTTTGGTTTGATTTGAATTTgcttaatttttacttttatcttATCGTAACTTATATAATTTAGTTTGAACTACATTTCTTGAATTTGcatgagttttatttttgtattctttttttaacttgaacttgcttcatttatattttcattttaagctTATTTGACCTTGGTTAattcttttcttcttcatattATTTGAGCttgcttatttttttgtttttctgtattttattttgaattgcttctttttttaattgtattcaagctttttttgatgttttattttgaattgttttttttacaattgtataTGAACTTGCTCCATTTCTTTCATGacgtttttatctttttttgcattttatttcttcttACTATTGTGAAATCCTTTTAGGATGCGTCTTAAATTCTGCAATTTGAAATCTGGACGAGCAGATGATCGCACCTCCCTCGAAATCGAACAGGAATGTGCTAAAGTGAATTGTTGGCCGACTTCAGAGCTTTCTCGATCTCCTTGAACACTTCGGGGTCCTCGATGGTGGGCGTGATCTGTGCAGAAAAGGTGCgtggttgtcatggcaacctCACGGCGCATTCAATAACCAATAATCAAAACAACAGCGTGTGTCGAGATGATGCGAGTTGTACGGCACCTTGTATGGCTTCCCGTTGACCAGATTTCCCAAGGAGGAGCGTGGAATTTTTCCGGAACGCGTCTTGGGAAGCCCGCGGACGAAAAGAACCCTCCGGAAGGCGGCCACGGGTCCCACCGTGTCCCGTACCAGCTTCACCGTCTCGCGCGCCACCTCGTCATGGCACTGTCGCACTCCTGAGGACACAAAAGAGACGCAATCAAACACGTTGGTTTGTTTGGCGCGTTTCCGTGCGCCCCCTCACCGTTTTTGAGGACGCACAAGGCGAGGGGCACGTGCCCCTTCAGAGGGTCCTCCAAGCCCACCACGGCGCAGTCGGCCACCGCCGGGTGCTGCAGAACcgactgggggaaaaaaaagaacgaaGCTTGAGATATGCGGCAAACGAGGGATGCGCAAAGCAGACCAACGCGAGGAGTGCCAAGCTTGTGCCGTCGTCATcaaaaagatgaagatgaacTTTCACTTCGGTCCACGGACTTGCATACGTTTACAGGGCAGGtatgccacatccaatatggccgCCACACCGACGTATCACGACGCCTACCTCCTCCAAGGCTCCTGCCGACACCCTGTGTCCAGCCAcgttgatgacatcatctgaGCGCGACATGATGTACAGGAAGTTCTCCTGGTCCACGAAGCCGGCGTCCATGGTGTCGTAGTAGCCCTGATTTGAGTACGGTTCATATTAGACGTCAAATCGGCGCTAACTGTATGGCTACTTGTGGCCACCAGAAGGTGCCTCGGCACCGCCCCACCCGCACGTGCACCCACCGGGAATTTAGTGAAGTACATCTCCTTGAAAAGAGCCGGGTTCTGCCACAGAGATGACGCGGCGCCGGGCGGCAGAGGTAATCTACACGCAAGCACACAAGCAATGAAGTACGCAAGTCTTCTAGGAGTCAGTGCAGTTGGGGCTTGGAAGTTGACTTGAAAAGGCCTGACTTCCTTCTCTCACTCCTACCTTCACGTTGCTCCCATTTTCTCTTTTTACCTTCCTTCAATGGTGTCTTGATGTCCTTCCGCACCGTCTCGTTTGGCCTTCCTTCCATCCTGTCTGTACACCTTCCTTCTTTGTTGCAATCCCGCCTATGCCTCCTCCTCCATTGTCTTGTTTCCTTTCCTTCAATTCTGTCTTCACGTCCTTCTCTGCTCTCGTTGCCCCTTCCTTCTATCCATTCCTCTTGCCttcctttcatttcactttCACTCCTTCCATcgaaatgattcttttttttttttccccttccctcAACATCTTTCCATCTTCTCCCTCCTCTCCGTATctctcaaatgttttgtttttttcccccctggtcAAAGTGCCAACAAAATGCCGAGTTTGATTCATGAAGTGCGGTTAACGTCCTCGTAACGGATTTAATGGCTCCAGCAGCTGTCCCCCTCCTCTAAATAAAACCTTCCAAAAAAATTTCGAAAGGTTTCTTGGCAGTAGCTGCGTGCCAAGAGGGGGATTTACACAGCGACAACAGACAGGAAGCAGGTCACATGAcggcgatgatgatgatgatgatgatgaagaggcTAACCTCACCACGATATTTCCCAGAGTTCCCGGCTTGACCCGCCGCATGCGGTCGTCGATCACCGTCACTGTAAAGACAAAGACGACGTTCAGTTTTAGGGGGAGGCGGGGGGTTCGAATCCGAGGGGAAGTCGCACCGTCGTAGCCCGGCACGGGTTTGCCGGCCTGGCCTGCGGGGGGCGTCAGTGAGTCGCCCAGGCCGACGCACGTGGACGTGATGGGCGAGCCCGTCTCTGAAAGAAAACACAAGCAAAAGTCTTTCGGTCCTTCATCGTGCTGTGTTTTCGCCTTTTTTGGCTTTCCCTGCTTCCTCCTTGTGGCGTatttcaatgtctttctgtcctTTGACCTCCCTTCCTCTTTCCTTGCTTCATTTCTGCGACCAAAGGTTAGCCGCCGTCCTTCCACACCTCTTTCGCttctttcctcatctttctcaCCTTCCCTGCTCACGCATGGAATTCAttccattgtttttatttttttgttgcgcAGAGCGTCCTCCCGGCTCGCAAGTGTCGGCGTAAGAGAAAAGCAATTTTGATACCCCGGCGCCACAatgaatatttcacattttaattcaGGCGCTGATGATTTTGGCCACACAATGAAGACTGCTATCCGCGTGCCATTTGCTCATCAAGTCCCCGCTAGCAGCTGGAAAAGGCACATTTGTTGCCCGGCAACACCGACGACATCGGCGGCCGCCTCCGCCTCCGAAAATAGCGCACGGATTAATAATGGCCTCCAAAATGGCAGACGAGCAAGCGGAAGACTCAAATGATGACAACCAGATAACAGCGCTTCCTTTTGATTGGTGGGAAAGATGTTTATTAGTGCGGTGACCTACTTTAGCTGCGGGAGTGGGTCAGAATATTAGGAAAACCGTCAAAACGGCGTGTTGTTCCGTTCCGAGACAGAATGGCGAGAGCGCAGCGGGTGGAAATGCGGCCGTCCGATTGAGGCGGCCGCACATGGGGATAACGAAGCTCCTTCGCCCGGccggaaaaaaacaatgcaaggaGCTCGGCGAGCCAAACAAGTGAAGCGGGAGAGTGAACGTACGAGCCGCTCTGTTTACAATCGACCGACACCACACGCCAACTTCAAATAAACCGTCGGTAAACTGTCAAAATTCCTGGAACCAAAGATTCGGCCTCATTTAGTGGAAACAAATTCAAATCTTTGCTCCTGGTACGCGGGCGCCCTCCCCCGTTCTCCAAACACGTTGGCTTCTTTGAAAAGTGTCCtcaattgtccattggtgtaaatgagtgtgaatgcttgtttgtttatatgtgccctggcaaccagtccagggtgtaccccgcccatATATATCATTTCCCCCAATGCGATGAATTAAtatgggtgtcaattatccgCGGATtttcggtccctatcccccatgAATCGCGGGGGTCCGCTGTATGTAATAGGATCAAAACATGACCAGATGTTGTGTACGTTTCCTTACCCGTCTGCCACCAGTGATCCAGAACGGGAGCCCCGAAGCTCCTCTTGGCCCACTCCAGCGTCTCCACGTCGCAGCGCTCTCCCGCCAGGAAGACGGAGCGTAGCCTGCAAGGGAAATCCCGTCAATCGTGGCGCCCGCCGCGGGGCGTCTCGCCGCCGACTACCTGGGGAGGGGGTACGCCGCCCCGCTTCGGGCGTGGGGGTCCTGCTGGCGGATGGCCCGGACGGCGGTGGGCGCGGTGAACATGCCGGCGGCGCCGTGCTCGGAGAGGACGCGGAAGAAGGCGCCGGGGCCCGGGGTGCCCACGGGCTTGCCCTCGTAGAGGATGCTGACATTTCCGTGGAGGAGGGGGGCGTAGCAGATGTACGAGTGGCCCACCACCCAGCCCAGGTCCGACGCCGCCCACCAGACCTGCGACCGCAGGTTAGCCGCCGTGCTCAAACGCGCTCAAAACAAGCCGATACTTGTGCTTACTTCTCCGGGGCGCAGTCCGTATACGTTGGACATGGTCCACTTCAGCATCACAGCGCACCCCCCGGTGTCCCTCACCACGCCCTGTGAGGCGCAAACGGCAACTGCTGCAAATTTGCCTTGCTCATTTTATTAGCTAATTCGCGCGCGCTAAAGCGGGGTCGGGCAGACTTCTGCGCTCGAAGGGCCCAGCTGATATTTCGAAGGGACACACGGTCCCGCTCATTAGTAGATGAGGTTAAAAATCAATAATTAACAATTGTATTCCTTACtcttttcttattttgaaacataACTACACTTTAATTATAATATACTGTTAAATAATactaactcattcactgccagccttcccagttaacatggatatttgacttctaaagccgtcaatggcagtgaatgtgttaagtaaGCAATTATTTTATTCACAATTAAGCAATTATTTAAATAAGTACTTCTTTTATTAACAttcttgtattatttacaataaatcatttaacacattttttgatgagagaaattaatttaaaaaaataccacatACATTTTACCAAAACAATTTGAGTAAAAACAGCTAACTGAATGCAAGAAATATTCCAGAACTCTTGATCAATGCTAAATGCTCGGCGGGCGACGACATGCTGTAAATGGCGGCACTCGAGTGACCTTGGGGGTTCCGGTGGTGCCCGACGTGTAGAGGATGTAGAGCGGGTGCTCGGAGGAGACGGGGACGCAGTCGTGGGGTCGGGCGCCCGCCATCTCCTCGTCCCAGTCCAGAGACGAGTTCCCGCTCATGGACACTTTCTCCTGTCAGGACACAAACGCCACAGAAAAGTTGCTTTCCGTTGAAAAATTCCCGGAACTTTTACTTATTAGTACTTGTACTTCCTGAGACTACAAGGCTCCTGTGACCCATTGTGTCTATAGCTGGATTTAGTGGGTCCTCACCATGTTGTCTCTGCAGTAGACGAGTACTTTGGAGGGCCTGTGAGAGCTGAGCTCCAAGGCCTTCTCCAGCAGGGGCACGTAGGCCACTCGGCGGCCCGGCTCGATCCCGAACGAGGCGGTCAGGATCATTTTGGGCtgccaaaaacatgaaacaaaaatcatttgaatCTAGTCGTCTCATCTCTTTAATTATGATGTTTGTTTCTTTAACGCGAATAAATCAACAAGCAAAACCAGTCAAAGCAACCCTTGCGATCACCTTGGCGTGGTCGATGCGCACCGAAAGCTCTTTGGAGGCGAAGCCGCCAAAGATGAGGCTGTGCGGTGCGCCGACGCGGGCGCACGCCAACATGGCGAACATGGCCTGGGGCACCATGGGCATGTAGATGACCACCAGGTCGCCTTTGCGCACCCCGTTCTTCACCAGGACGCCGGCTAGCCGCGACACCTGAAGCAAAGTACAAATGCTAAAATACACTCGGTTCCAATATTTGgtgcatgaaattgtattaatttactcCCAACTGTCTACTCTCTTAATGTTGCAGCACTTGACAATcacaccatgtttttgtggttcaattaaataaacaaGTAAATGCAATGCAGTATATTATATGTACCGAATACAGGTTCGCAGTTTTTGACTTGCAGTAGATGTTCGGTGCGCAATCGCTTGGTGTGCAGCGAATCGTTGCCAACtttaattttttccacaatattcaaCTTTAGACGGCCGCGTAGGTCGCTTTGAGTCGGGAGTTGGAtgaagtccccactgaagggcCGGGTAGCCAATTCACAGTCTGCCACTGCGTTCTTGGGCGCTTTGCGGATTAACTCCGCGGTTCGGAACGCGCGCTACCTGATCCCGGAGTTCCCGGTAGGTGATGATCCGCTTGGTGCTAGTCACCGGGCTGTCGTAGATGACGGCCGCCTGCTCGCCGCGGCCGTCTTCCACGTGGCGATCCACGGCATTGTAGCACATGTTCAGCTTTCCACCCGCAAACCtcacgaacaaaaaaaaacaacaacaacacaagaaaTGATATCTAACACATTCGACTTGGGCTGGGTGATAGGGCCTTGAAATAAaactgctattattattattatcggtacagcttttttttttgttttcactttttttgttataCATGTTTTACCTTTATTCTGTTAGCGTTTGTTTCATTAGCCCAACAATGAATCGGGAAGTGAAACTGCGACCTCGAACATTGCCAAATTGGAAGCCAACATGCTCAAAAGTGCTTGTTTACAAGACCAATTTTATGTACTTAGgatatttgttttggtttgttttttgcaaaaaagaaaatgcattggTAAGTGAGATCGCTGGCGCCATAACAGACACTAGGGAAGTTAGTTAATGAGCTAAGTTTAGGGAAATACAAGGTACATTTGGAGTATCTTCTATTTGTAATTGTGTTGttacgtttatttatttttttacatttttaatgattatttcagccaaacaaacaaagatagCGGCAGCAATTTAACGATAATAACTGACATCTTAAGCTAGCTGATTAGAAAGCTAAAAAAGACTTGTTTTAGTGGCATACAAGACAAATGTTATGTTTGCACTTGTGTcatgttactttttttgttggcaAAAACAAAGATGGCATCTGCTGCGACATAAAAAGCAATAACAGATGCTAAGAAAGTTAGTTAACATGATTAAATGACATATTTTTGGGGTATAAATGTCAAACTTCTGTTCTTCCGATTGCTTCGGATTACTTATGAATTAATTCATCATGTTATCGctcttttgtactttttttt includes these proteins:
- the acss3 gene encoding acyl-CoA synthetase short-chain family member 3, mitochondrial isoform X3 — encoded protein: MPMVPQAMFAMLACARVGAPHSLIFGGFASKELSVRIDHAKPKMILTASFGIEPGRRVAYVPLLEKALELSSHRPSKVLVYCRDNMEKVSMSGNSSLDWDEEMAGARPHDCVPVSSEHPLYILYTSGTTGTPKGVVRDTGGCAVMLKWTMSNVYGLRPGEVWWAASDLGWVVGHSYICYAPLLHGNVSILYEGKPVGTPGPGAFFRVLSEHGAAGMFTAPTAVRAIRQQDPHARSGAAYPLPRLRSVFLAGERCDVETLEWAKRSFGAPVLDHWWQTETGSPITSTCVGLGDSLTPPAGQAGKPVPGYDVTVIDDRMRRVKPGTLGNIVVRLPLPPGAASSLWQNPALFKEMYFTKFPGYYDTMDAGFVDQENFLYIMSRSDDVINVAGHRVSAGALEESVLQHPAVADCAVVGLEDPLKGHVPLALCVLKNGVRQCHDEVARETVKLVRDTVGPVAAFRRVLFVRGLPKTRSGKIPRSSLGNLVNGKPYKITPTIEDPEVFKEIEKALKSANNSL
- the acss3 gene encoding acyl-CoA synthetase short-chain family member 3, mitochondrial isoform X1 encodes the protein MHALIPKVCTRSNTLGRRLWGVCVSGKTANAQRGCVDDAREAAAERYSRTFAEARDRPEQYWAQVGQDIRWFEPWSKTLDAEDPMFPHWFAGGKLNMCYNAVDRHVEDGRGEQAAVIYDSPVTSTKRIITYRELRDQVSRLAGVLVKNGVRKGDLVVIYMPMVPQAMFAMLACARVGAPHSLIFGGFASKELSVRIDHAKPKMILTASFGIEPGRRVAYVPLLEKALELSSHRPSKVLVYCRDNMEKVSMSGNSSLDWDEEMAGARPHDCVPVSSEHPLYILYTSGTTGTPKGVVRDTGGCAVMLKWTMSNVYGLRPGEVWWAASDLGWVVGHSYICYAPLLHGNVSILYEGKPVGTPGPGAFFRVLSEHGAAGMFTAPTAVRAIRQQDPHARSGAAYPLPRLRSVFLAGERCDVETLEWAKRSFGAPVLDHWWQTETGSPITSTCVGLGDSLTPPAGQAGKPVPGYDVTVIDDRMRRVKPGTLGNIVVRLPLPPGAASSLWQNPALFKEMYFTKFPGYYDTMDAGFVDQENFLYIMSRSDDVINVAGHRVSAGALEESVLQHPAVADCAVVGLEDPLKGHVPLALCVLKNGVRQCHDEVARETVKLVRDTVGPVAAFRRVLFVRGLPKTRSGKIPRSSLGNLVNGKPYKITPTIEDPEVFKEIEKALKSANNSL
- the acss3 gene encoding acyl-CoA synthetase short-chain family member 3, mitochondrial isoform X2, with the protein product MHALIPKVCTRSNTLGRRLWGVCVSGKTANAQRGCVDDAREAAAERYSRTFAEARDRPEQYWAQVGQDIRWFEPWSKTLDAEDPMFPHWFAGGKLNMCYNAVDRHVEDGRGEQAAVIYDSPVTSTKRIITYRELRDQVSRLAGVLVKNGVRKGDLVVIYMPMVPQAMFAMLACARVGAPHSLIFGGFASKELSVRIDHAKPKMILTASFGIEPGRRVAYVPLLEKALELSSHRPSKVLVYCRDNMEKVSMSGNSSLDWDEEMAGARPHDCVPVSSEHPLYILYTSGTTGTPKGVVRDTGGCAVMLKWTMSNVYGLRPGEVWWAASDLGWVVGHSYICYAPLLHGNVSILYEGKPVGTPGPGAFFRVLSEHGAAGMFTAPTAVRAIRQQDPHARSGAAYPLPRLRSVFLAGERCDVETLEWAKRSFGAPVLDHWWQTETGSPITSTCVGLGDSLTPPAGQAGKPVPGYDVTVIDDRMRRVKPGTLGNIVSVLQHPAVADCAVVGLEDPLKGHVPLALCVLKNGVRQCHDEVARETVKLVRDTVGPVAAFRRVLFVRGLPKTRSGKIPRSSLGNLVNGKPYKITPTIEDPEVFKEIEKALKSANNSL